ctaaaaaaatataagctTCTAAGGAGCTTGTAAATATGTAGTTCAAATTTCGAAAAGAACCAAGTCCTAGGAGAAAACTTCCGATACATAACAGCCTCGTCTTTCGAAACATCCACTGACGTATTCTATATCTATGGAAACATCCCTCTATTCTTGTGTGTCTTAACCATACTTGATTTGACCGGTACAATATTTAACCCACGATGGACTTACAAAATCTAACCCAAACCGAACCACTAGATCTCTCAACCAAATCCAGAAACCTGAGCTTCGATCTCGCGTTCCTCGCCGGGTTTAACAGTCAGCTGGTCAAGTTGTATGAGAGCCAATGCAAGAATCCGTGTCGAGGCAAGAGTGTCCTGCCGTGCCATGTGTGTTTAAAGACGTTCGATAGGCCGTCGTTGCTCAAGAGGCATATGAGGACTCATACTGGTAAGTATCTTAGGTACTCAACTCAaagaggaagcctgaaagttAAACCCATAACAGGAAAAGTAAGGGCGAATCGCCTAGCATGGTATACATCAGGCATGTGAtacggagggatgaaagtcatgtgacgagaaaggtattacggatgaatgtggagggatgtaggaggaaaggaaaaccgaggaaaaggtggacggactgtgtgagagatgtgaaacgaacgcaagtgaatgatatGGAATAAGGATATGTGGATAAGTGAAAGAGAGgcatggaagaaaaagacatgctgcgccgatcCCAAGTGAATGAAACAAGGGCAAGCGAATAATGATGATCTTAGGTACTCAACTTAGGTACGTAGTTTTTTGCTGATGCCGCAAAGTTCTCTAAAAACTCGCATTGCTGACGTTGGCAATATGACAGGCTCAAATAGGACTGGGCTGACCACGTCTATCGCATGCGTCCGGATAGGTAGGCTAACATCAAGTGGATACCGGTCAGAGAAGCGTGGGGGGTAGGCCCAGGCAAAGTTGGGCgagttctcggaaatttcaggaacgtttatataataaatTGAGAATATTTCGAAGCTTTTCCAAGTGAATATTTGACGGTTTTGGAAATTCTCCGATGGCATCATCATCGGTAGTCTTGGGACTAATTTCCATTAAAGTATCTAATATTGTCCTATCCCTTCCCGTATAGTAGGAATCACATAATAGGTACAACAAGTGTATACGTGTGTTTGTTCCGTAGGCGAGAAACCTCACATCTGCAACGTGTGCAACAAAGGGTTCAGCACATCCAGTTCACTCAACACGCACCGACGGATACACACAGGTGAATTTTTAAAGGTACCTAACCCAGGGGACCTTTTGACGCCGGGGCCATAGACAGACCTTATTCGGCTCCTTTCTGCAGGCCAAAAGGAAGGCTACGCGTATGAGTGAGACGCATGCAGGCGACGCAGATTCACGCAACGCAGGGCAGAGCAATTTTGAGCAATTTTGTGAAGCATGGAACGTCCTTGCGCCGCAGCGTGCGTAGCTAAAACATGGTActtattccacctgtccaatttcttggtctaatGTCATTGCATCTCATTCTATGTGaaaatgtgagatgcaaatacacattggacagagaaattggacaggtggaggTGGAATACCTAAAGGGCGTCCCATACTTTACATAATCTGCTCTGCCCTGCGCTGCATGGAACTACGTCGCCTGCATCTCACTATACGCTTACTCCGAGGCCTGATAGGCCGTAGTCACTCGTAGTTAGTCGAtctttgtttttgtccattcaGTACTTATCAAACACTGTAGCTACGAAGCACTTTTGCCACACACGGGAAAAAACCTGTTAATGGCTAAGGATGTAGCGCTATAGCCGTACAGTAAGAAGTGAGTAGGTACCCACTTATCCGCGCCCTTATTTTACTTACTTAGCCTTAGTGCCACTTccaccatcccattaacccgggattaaccggttaaacctggagttaccagttactagtacaatttgacactaggtttaacctgttaacaccgggttagtgggaAGTGGCCCTTAAAGGTTAGGTTAACCTAACCAAACTACAGAcgatttccatcgtattttctcgaaagCGTTCGTAAGTATAATATTTgttatgctacttcagtcaatctcagtactttttgtactgagattgactgaaatagcaagacacgctcgtacgtttccgtgaaaatacgatggaaaataattctgCACTacatctgggctataaccgcgaaaatcgaatttcgccaattgcggggatctttctcttttactccaatgacggtgtaattagagtgacagagaaaaatccccgcaatttgcgaatttcggttttcgcggtagcccctctgtaatGTGGTTGACGTGTACAATGTACATGTTGATTGCAGGCGAGAAGCCCCACAAGTGTCCGGAGTGCGGCAAGTGTTTCACCGCCAGCTCCAACCTGTACTACCATCGAATGACCCATACAAAGGTAACATCTAAAATGTtgataaactgccgtattcgaacttcaagatattcacaagagacgacacgtactagatccattctagatacgttatactttagatatcaactagttctgttttgcagcgcaattcgggcaaccaatgtcatttTACGTtatatagagtaagatatctattagatgtgaattagatctctacgtcatatcctgtggaaatcgttcaagagtatctccagaatcgcgcaaatgtcaaatttgacaggtttgatcttaaacatatcgttatcgtatcttggtgatgtctaaaagatgtctaatagatgtctatttcataatccgaatcgggcccaaagtcttcttcttatttcGTGTCGAGGTTCCCTTAAACACTGGATGCCCAGATAGCAGCGGTGCTGACAGCCCTGACCGCCGCGCCCCTTAACACGAAACAgaagctgagttttaaatattttaggtaaatatacccgtctcgctaacggaagcggctcctaaaactagtgcgataaggacaaggcgaaaaatcccgcgtaaaaatcacaaaaatcgaggtttcgtactcgactgtttcctcctccaaaacttaaccaattctaaccaaacttggaaatctaaatgattatgaaattctctgtgtcggaccgttttgcttttttggctaattgatatcagttttgaatactacgcctctcattgcggcatagtcaattaggccactttggccatttttgaagggctccagcaccttaaaaaacaaaaatatcaataaaagcaaaacggtccgacacgtacattgacaatattaatccgtgttgaaaaaaatcattgctctagcatcaaaacccacggaggaaacagtcgagtacctTTGTAtagagaaatgaccactcctgttggctcttaagtcaGATTCCGAGCAGGAGTAGGGGCCCGCGGGGCATACCAACAGGTGCGCCATTTGTGGTACTGTTTGCAAGCGCATTGAGTAGCCGCGAAGTAGTCCCCATTCGGCCATGTTATGTTTACAACGGCCGATCTGAGACCTGAGCCTGTTCAGCGCCTTCCAGGTGGGCCATGGTTCCTTGTGGCCGGGTGTGAAGTACGTACATAAATAGCTACCAACCTAATGATTAATCAAAACAAAAGTATTACTTCACTAATCCGCGAAATAATAACGTGCTAGCCAAACTaatgctaacccgttatacagGCAAGTACagtcaactaaaaaaatatgggtgtagcaaACTTATTCagaaatatgtcccatagttcttaattcgctgatataagagcgatgggacatatttttgagatgatatgtgcacccatatttttacacttgactgtacctgttttttatgcaattaatgttcccaccgtCCTACGGCACCCggaaacgaaaaaaaagtttctTTGCGGATtagcaaatatttttttgttttgattaagattaatttccgcaaagtaacccCGAATTATTACCTAATGATTGTTTCGTTTTCAGAACAAGCCCCACAAATGCATATGGTGCCCGCGTTCGTTCCCGACGCCGGGCGAATTACGTGCGCACACCGCGGCCCACGGCGCGCACGCCACGCATGCGACGCACGCTCGTACTGCGGCGATAGTGCCACGACTTTACGGCAGACGTAATGTTAATATGTAATGGATGAAGATAAAATAAAGGAATCCATTTTGTAGTTtcttttttaaccttttggacgctaatgaccgatatatccgcaccgcaggttcaacgccaaagactgattaattcgtcacagaccacagagcgaCATAGActtacgtgcatatgcataaagttcaatttcagttttgacacttcggtgacgtggcgtccgcgtgacagcttttgtgtttgacacggtgTCGAAAAGGATAACTTTACTCTTTGAGGACAAGGTACCTAAGGTACCTACGACATGCTGCAAAATTGGATGCACACATTATAAATGAATtccattcataaagtggccatgcacttttgcag
The sequence above is drawn from the Cydia fagiglandana chromosome 7, ilCydFagi1.1, whole genome shotgun sequence genome and encodes:
- the LOC134666163 gene encoding zinc finger protein with KRAB and SCAN domains 1-like codes for the protein MRAECSCCAMALRTSVASWFHLRPPDGVRVSEHGCREKPHICNVCNKGFSTSSSLNTHRRIHTGEKPHKCPECGKCFTASSNLYYHRMTHTKNKPHKCIWCPRSFPTPGELRAHTAAHGAHATHATHARTAAIVPRLYGRRNVNM